A stretch of the Stegostoma tigrinum isolate sSteTig4 chromosome 34, sSteTig4.hap1, whole genome shotgun sequence genome encodes the following:
- the LOC132206243 gene encoding glutamine-rich protein 2-like: MGAVSEGTVSVGALSERAVSVGPVTVGAVSKRAVSMGAVSMGAVSEGTVSVGALSERAVSVGAVTVGAVSVGAVNVGTVSKRAVSMGAVSERAVSEGAVSVGAVSEGPVSVGALSERAVSVGAVTVGAVSKRAISMGAVSMGAVSEGTVSVGALSETAVSVGAVTVGAVSVGAVNVGTVSKRAVSMGAVSERAVSEGAVSVGAASVGPVSEGAVTTGTLSPGAVSEGGVTVGAVTVGAVSKRAVSMGAVSEGTVSVGALSERAVSVGAVTVGAVSKRAVSMGAVSEGIVSVGALPETAVSVGAVTVGAVSVGAVNVGTVSKKAVSMGAVSEGAVSLGAVSERAVSEGAVSVGAVSEGAVTTGILSPGTVSEGAVSVGAVIVGAVSEGAVTTGTPSPGTVSEGAVTVGAVSVGAVSVGAVSVGAVSEGTVSMGAVTVGAVSVGAVSVGAVSEGAISEGAVSMGAVTVGAVSVGAVSVGAVSEGAVTTGILSPGTVSEGAVFVGAVTVGAVSVGAVSEGAVSEGAVSMGAVTVGAVSVGAASVGAVTTGILSPGTVSVGAVSEGAVTTGTPSPGTVFEGAVTVGAVSVGAVSVGAVSVGAVSEGAISEGAVSMGAVTVGAGSVEAVSVGAVSEGAVTTGILSPGTVSEGAVFVGAVTVGAVSVGAVSEGAVSEGAVSMGAVTVGAVSVGAVSVGAVTTGILSPGTVSVGAVSEGAVTTGTLSPGTVSE; encoded by the coding sequence ATGGGAGCAGTATCTGAGGGAACAGTATCTGTGGGAGCATTATCCGAGAGAGCAGTATCTGTGGGACCAGTAACTGTGGGAGCAGTATCTAAGAGAGCAGTATCTATGGGAGCAGTATCTATGGGAGCAGTATCTGAGGGAACAGTATCTGTGGGAGCATTATCCGAGAGAGCAGTATCTGTGGGAGCAGTAACTGTGGGAGCAGTATCTGTGGGAGCAGTAAATGTAGGAACAGTATCCAAGAGAGCTGTATCTATGGGAGCAGTATCTGAGAGAGCAGTATCTGAGGGAGCAGTATCTGTGGGAGCAGTGTCTGAGGGACCAGTATCTGTGGGAGCATTATCCGAGAGAGCAGTATCTGTGGGAGCAGTAACTGTGGGTGCAGTATCTAAGAGAGCCATATCTATGGGAGCAGTATCTATGGGAGCAGTATCTGAGGGAACAGTATCTGTGGGAGCATTATCCGAGacagcagtatctgtgggagcAGTAACTGTGGGAGCAGTATCTGTGGGAGCAGTAAATGTAGGAACAGTATCCAAGAGAGCTGTATCTATGGGAGCAGTATCTGAGAGAGCAGTATCTGAGGGAGCAGTATCTGTgggagcagcatctgtgggaccAGTATCTGAGGGAGCAGTAACTACAGGAACACTATCCCCGGGAGCAGTATCTGAGGGAGGAGTAACAGTGGGAGCAGTAACTGTGGGAGCAGTATCTAAGAGAGCAGTATCTATGGGAGCAGTATCTGAGGGAACAGTATCTGTGGGAGCATTATCCGAGAGAGCAGTATCTGTGGGAGCAGTAACTGTGGGAGCAGTATCTAAGAGAGCTGTATCTATGGGAGCAGTATCTGAGGGAATAGTATCTGTGGGAGCATTACCCGAGacagcagtatctgtgggagcAGTAACTGTGGGAGCAGTATCTGTGGGAGCAGTAAATGTAGGAACAGTATCCAAGAAAGCAGTATCTATGGGAGCAGTATCTGAGGGAGCAGTATCTTTGGGAGCAGTATCTGAGAGAGCAGTATCTGAGGGAGCAGTATCTGTGGGAGCAGTATCTGAGGGAGCAGTAACTACAGGAATACTATCCCCGGGAACAGTATCTGAGGGAGCAGTATCTGTGGGAGCAGTAATTGTGGGAGCAGTATCCGAGGGAGCAGTAACTACAGGAACACCATCCCCGGGAACAGTATCTGAGGGAGCCGTAACTGTGGGAGCAGTATCTGTGGGAGCAGTATCTGTGGGAGCAGTATCTGTGGGAGCAGTATCTGAGGGAACAGTATCTATGGGAGCAGTAACTGTGGGAGCAGTATCTGTGGGAGCAGTATCTGTGGGAGCAGTATCTGAGGGAGCAATATCTGAGGGAGCAGTGTCTATGGGAGCAGTAACTGTGGGAGCAGTATCTGTGGGAGCAGTATCTGTGGGAGCAGTATCTGAGGGAGCAGTAACTACAGGAATACTATCCCCGGGAACAGTATCTGAGGGAGCCGTATTTGTGGGAGCAGTAACTGTGGGAGCAGTATCTGTGGGAGCAGTATCCGAGGGAGCAGTATCTGAGGGAGCAGTATCTATGGGAGCAGTAACTGTGGGAGCAGTATCTGTgggagcagcatctgtgggagcaGTAACTACAGGAATACTATCCCCGGGAACAGTATCTGTGGGAGCAGTATCTGAGGGAGCAGTAACTACAGGAACACCATCCCCGGGAACAGTATTTGAGGGGGCCGTAACTGTGGGAGCAGTATCTGTGGGAGCAGTATCTGTGGGAGCAGTATCTGTGGGAGCAGTATCTGAGGGAGCAATATCTGAGGGAGCAGTGTCTATGGGAGCAGTAACTGTGGGAGCAGGTTCTGTGGAAGCAGTATCTGTGGGAGCAGTATCTGAGGGAGCAGTAACTACAGGAATACTATCCCCGGGAACAGTATCTGAGGGAGCCGTATTTGTGGGAGCAGTAACTGTGGGAGCAGTATCTGTGGGAGCAGTATCCGAGGGAGCAGTATCTGAGGGAGCAGTATCTATGGGAGCAGTAACTGTGGGAGCAGTATCTGTGGGAGCAGTATCTGTGGGAGCAGTAACTACAGGAATACTATCCCCGGGAACAGTATCTGTGGGAGCAGTATCTGAGGGAGCAGTAACTACAGGAACACTATCCCCGGGAACAGTATCTGAGTGA